A DNA window from Micromonospora inyonensis contains the following coding sequences:
- a CDS encoding GNAT family N-acetyltransferase, with amino-acid sequence MAARRHHGVAASAEGGPVGGAFGAPGPAVELFAALLAQGVVRSGQWLHLPRLGSADLAGPLPIARHHDWDFLWATAAPPHQPGDPRVVRLTASDLPALTALVDEAFPTSTSRPGDPRVVDWYGIRAGDRLVAAGADRSRGGIGFLAGLTVAPAERGRGLGAALTAGMTRALFARYDHVALGVYTHNVGATRLYRRLGFTGTLERTSLGVG; translated from the coding sequence GTGGCTGCTCGACGGCACCACGGCGTGGCTGCTTCCGCCGAAGGGGGTCCGGTCGGCGGGGCGTTCGGCGCTCCCGGTCCGGCGGTGGAACTGTTCGCGGCGCTCCTGGCCCAGGGGGTCGTCCGCTCCGGACAGTGGCTGCACCTGCCCCGGCTGGGCTCCGCCGACCTGGCCGGGCCGCTGCCGATCGCCCGGCACCACGACTGGGACTTCCTCTGGGCCACCGCCGCGCCCCCGCATCAGCCCGGCGACCCCCGGGTGGTACGCCTCACCGCGTCGGACCTGCCGGCGCTCACCGCGTTGGTCGACGAGGCCTTCCCCACCAGCACCTCACGCCCCGGCGACCCCCGGGTGGTCGACTGGTACGGCATCCGCGCCGGCGACCGGCTGGTCGCTGCCGGCGCGGACCGCAGCCGGGGCGGGATCGGTTTCCTCGCCGGCCTGACCGTCGCGCCGGCCGAACGGGGACGGGGCCTCGGCGCGGCGCTGACCGCCGGCATGACCCGTGCCCTCTTCGCCCGGTACGACCACGTGGCGCTCGGCGTCTACACCCACAACGTCGGCGCGACCCGGTTGTACCGCCGGCTCGGCTTCACCGGAACCCTCGAGCGGACGTCCCTGGGCGTCGGCTGA
- a CDS encoding MFS transporter yields the protein MNALTVRQVRHRYLLLHGLRWLPVGLLIPVFVLLMQERGLTLAQIGVATAAQGLVVLVLELPTGGLADALGRRPVLLTAAAVNLASLALFVVADAFALFVVVWLLQGLYRALDSGPLDSWYVDASLAADPDVAYEKGLGQGGTVLGVSISAGALISGGLVTLGPVGPVSALTMPVLVAVVLQVVVLVAFAVLLVEPRPARSRGALRSSIAAAPGMVGQAFGLLRRSRVLLALVAVELFWGFGMVTFETLLPVRLAEVTGDADRAAALLGPAGSVAWLASAAGAALTPLLTRWWGAAPSAALLRIVQGLTVAGMGLLAGPVGVLLAYLACYSVHGASNPLHMGLLHRQVDGPYRTSVISLNSMVAMPAGALGGVVLTALADATSVRTAMLVGAVVLAVAAPLYLPAWRAGRRATPATAPVSTTSG from the coding sequence GTGAACGCCCTCACCGTCCGGCAGGTCCGCCACCGCTACCTGCTCCTGCACGGGCTCCGGTGGCTCCCGGTCGGCCTGCTCATCCCGGTCTTCGTCCTGCTCATGCAGGAGCGTGGCCTCACCCTCGCCCAGATCGGGGTGGCCACCGCCGCCCAGGGGCTCGTCGTGCTGGTGCTGGAACTCCCGACCGGCGGTCTCGCCGACGCTCTCGGTCGGCGACCGGTGCTCCTCACCGCCGCCGCGGTCAACCTCGCCTCGCTGGCGCTCTTCGTCGTTGCCGACGCGTTCGCCCTCTTCGTCGTGGTCTGGTTGCTCCAGGGCCTGTACCGGGCGCTGGACAGTGGCCCGCTGGACTCCTGGTACGTCGACGCCAGCCTCGCCGCCGACCCCGACGTGGCGTACGAGAAGGGGCTCGGCCAGGGCGGCACCGTCCTCGGCGTGTCGATCAGCGCCGGTGCGCTGATCAGCGGCGGGCTGGTCACGCTCGGCCCGGTCGGCCCGGTGAGCGCGCTGACGATGCCGGTGCTGGTGGCCGTCGTCCTGCAGGTGGTCGTGCTGGTGGCGTTCGCGGTGCTCCTGGTCGAGCCGCGTCCGGCCCGCAGCCGGGGCGCGCTGCGGTCCTCGATCGCCGCCGCGCCGGGCATGGTCGGTCAGGCGTTCGGGCTGCTGCGCCGCTCGCGGGTGCTGCTCGCGCTGGTCGCGGTGGAACTCTTCTGGGGCTTCGGCATGGTCACCTTCGAGACCCTGCTCCCGGTACGCCTCGCCGAGGTGACCGGTGACGCGGACCGGGCGGCGGCGCTGCTGGGCCCGGCCGGCTCCGTCGCCTGGCTCGCCTCGGCGGCCGGTGCCGCGCTGACCCCGCTGTTGACGCGTTGGTGGGGAGCCGCGCCCAGCGCCGCGCTGCTGCGGATCGTGCAGGGGCTCACCGTGGCCGGCATGGGGCTGCTCGCCGGACCGGTCGGCGTGCTCCTCGCCTACCTGGCCTGCTACAGCGTGCACGGAGCGTCGAACCCGCTGCACATGGGGCTGCTGCACCGCCAGGTCGACGGTCCGTACCGGACCAGTGTGATCTCGCTGAACTCGATGGTGGCCATGCCGGCCGGTGCGCTCGGGGGCGTCGTCCTCACCGCCCTCGCCGACGCCACCAGCGTGCGCACCGCGATGCTGGTCGGTGCCGTGGTGCTGGCCGTCGCTGCCCCGCTCTACCTGCCCGCGTGGCGGGCCGGCCGCCGTGCCACGCCCGCCACGGCACCCGTCTCCACCACCAGCGGCTGA
- a CDS encoding ArsR/SmtB family transcription factor, producing MPNEQSGQIRSVRLDHRQIRVLAHPLRMRLLGALRADGPATATSLAEALGTNTGATSYHLRQLAEVGLVAEEPDRGTARQRWWRAAHDTSSWEPSDYDDDPDARAAVEWMQVEHVRWVTEQAERWLAERATYSPQWRDAAGMSDAFLVIGPQRLQELNQEISRLVLSYREASPPDEADAKPIHFVHAAFPAQERAR from the coding sequence GTGCCGAACGAGCAGAGCGGGCAGATCCGATCGGTCAGGCTGGACCACCGGCAGATCCGCGTCCTCGCGCACCCGCTCCGGATGCGGCTGCTGGGTGCGCTGCGTGCCGACGGTCCGGCGACGGCCACCTCGCTCGCCGAGGCCCTCGGCACCAACACCGGGGCCACCAGTTACCACCTGCGGCAGCTCGCCGAGGTCGGGCTGGTGGCCGAGGAGCCGGACCGGGGCACCGCCCGGCAGCGCTGGTGGCGCGCGGCGCACGACACGAGCAGTTGGGAGCCGAGCGACTACGACGACGACCCGGACGCCCGGGCCGCCGTGGAGTGGATGCAGGTCGAACACGTGCGGTGGGTGACCGAGCAGGCCGAACGGTGGCTCGCCGAGCGGGCGACGTACTCGCCGCAGTGGCGCGACGCCGCCGGCATGAGCGACGCCTTCCTGGTCATCGGTCCGCAGCGGTTGCAGGAACTCAACCAGGAGATCTCGCGGCTCGTCCTCAGCTATCGCGAGGCATCGCCGCCCGACGAGGCCGACGCGAAGCCGATCCACTTCGTCCACGCCGCCTTCCCCGCCCAGGAGCGCGCCCGGTGA
- a CDS encoding MFS transporter — MVQAAVPRRDQMLSRGRVALLLAITCGAQLLVIFDETVVNLALPSIRTDLEFSTSSLAWVVDAYMLLFGGFLLLGGRGADLFGRQRMFLVGLVVFVGASLAGGLAQSDTALIIARGVQGFGAALLSPAALSILVSAFTNAEQRGKALGVWGGLSGIAGTTGVLLGGLITDTIGWRWVFFINVPVGVVLLVLTVAGLRGGASIETAGGPRRLDGFGAATITGGLLLLVYTMLNTSHRDWSDLRTIGGLAGAVVLIAVFVWWEKRAPEPLLRLGILANRQIAVANILTVLAASALYGTFFFLSLYMQVINGWSPIRAGLSWAPLGLTMAVFAGAAMQLTPRLGTRNLIMAGLALVGVGQVLLLRSTVDGSYVSELLPTLILSGAGFGLALVPLVVAAVSGVAREESGIASGLMNTSQQVGGAVGLAVLVTVANERLSGRISEGAVQGSALLDGLHAAFLVAAILTALAVLVTFLLPNNRAKVDMAAIHGG, encoded by the coding sequence ATGGTGCAAGCCGCCGTGCCCCGACGGGACCAGATGTTGAGCCGGGGGCGGGTCGCGCTCCTGCTCGCCATCACCTGTGGCGCCCAACTGCTCGTCATCTTCGACGAGACGGTGGTCAACCTGGCTCTGCCGTCGATCCGGACCGACCTGGAGTTCTCCACCTCCTCCCTGGCCTGGGTGGTCGACGCGTACATGCTGCTCTTCGGCGGCTTCCTGCTGCTCGGCGGGCGGGGCGCGGACCTCTTCGGCCGGCAGCGGATGTTCCTGGTCGGCCTCGTCGTCTTCGTCGGCGCGTCGCTGGCGGGCGGGCTCGCCCAGTCCGACACGGCGCTGATCATCGCCCGGGGCGTGCAGGGCTTCGGCGCGGCGCTGCTCAGCCCGGCCGCGCTGAGCATCCTGGTCAGCGCCTTCACCAATGCCGAGCAGCGGGGCAAGGCGCTGGGCGTATGGGGTGGCCTCTCCGGCATCGCGGGCACCACCGGCGTGCTTCTCGGCGGGCTGATCACCGACACGATCGGGTGGCGCTGGGTCTTCTTCATCAACGTCCCGGTCGGCGTGGTGCTGCTCGTCCTCACCGTGGCCGGCCTGCGCGGGGGCGCCAGCATCGAGACGGCCGGCGGCCCGCGCCGACTGGACGGCTTCGGTGCGGCGACCATCACCGGTGGTCTGCTCCTGCTCGTCTACACCATGCTGAACACCTCGCACCGCGACTGGAGCGACCTGCGCACCATCGGCGGGCTGGCCGGGGCGGTCGTGCTGATCGCGGTTTTCGTCTGGTGGGAGAAGCGCGCCCCGGAGCCGCTGCTGCGCCTCGGTATCCTGGCCAACCGGCAGATCGCGGTGGCCAACATCCTCACCGTGCTGGCCGCCTCCGCGCTCTACGGCACCTTCTTCTTCCTCAGCCTCTACATGCAGGTGATCAACGGTTGGTCGCCGATCCGGGCCGGCCTGTCCTGGGCCCCGCTCGGCCTCACCATGGCGGTCTTCGCCGGGGCGGCCATGCAGCTCACCCCCCGCCTGGGCACCCGTAACCTGATCATGGCCGGTCTGGCGCTGGTCGGGGTCGGCCAGGTGCTGCTGCTGCGCAGCACGGTCGACGGGTCGTACGTCAGCGAACTCCTCCCCACCCTGATCCTCTCCGGCGCGGGCTTCGGTCTGGCGCTGGTGCCGCTGGTGGTGGCCGCGGTCAGCGGCGTCGCCCGGGAGGAGAGCGGCATCGCCTCCGGCCTGATGAACACCTCGCAGCAGGTGGGTGGCGCGGTCGGCCTGGCCGTCCTGGTCACCGTCGCCAACGAGCGGTTGTCGGGGCGGATCAGCGAGGGCGCGGTACAGGGCTCGGCTCTCCTGGACGGCCTGCACGCCGCGTTCCTGGTGGCCGCGATCCTCACCGCCCTCGCCGTCCTGGTCACCTTCCTGCTCCCGAACAACCGCGCCAAGGTCGACATGGCGGCCATCCACGGCGGTTGA
- a CDS encoding hemerythrin domain-containing protein codes for MRSAPPQQGVGHVQSASRRISLRSPHDAARTPGELRDLGRIATTATGLSRAADPARAAALIDYADRILQIIEHHHEGEDEFFWPMLRERGAGEDVLTLMTGEHAELLGHLKDVRGRLVALDGAPATAWAEFGVAVQRLRDSLAAHCADEERELTDRLAPALEASAWSRFERNMLRTAPKWTLGFVPPWLDSVAEPGERAGVPARPVVKLLAGSLRRRQQRAFGD; via the coding sequence GTGCGTTCAGCGCCGCCGCAGCAAGGAGTCGGTCATGTCCAGTCAGCCAGCCGTCGGATTTCCCTCCGGTCACCTCACGATGCGGCTCGCACACCGGGCGAGCTGCGCGATCTGGGTCGTATCGCGACCACGGCCACCGGCCTGTCCCGCGCCGCCGATCCGGCGCGCGCGGCGGCCCTGATCGACTACGCCGACCGGATCCTCCAGATCATCGAGCACCACCACGAGGGCGAGGACGAGTTCTTCTGGCCGATGCTGCGGGAGCGCGGTGCCGGCGAGGACGTGCTGACCCTGATGACGGGGGAGCACGCCGAGCTGCTCGGTCATCTCAAGGACGTCCGGGGGCGGCTGGTCGCCCTCGACGGCGCCCCGGCCACCGCGTGGGCCGAGTTCGGCGTGGCGGTGCAGCGGCTGCGGGACTCGCTCGCCGCGCACTGCGCCGACGAGGAGCGCGAGCTGACCGACCGGCTGGCCCCGGCCCTGGAGGCGTCCGCCTGGAGCCGGTTCGAGCGGAACATGCTCAGGACCGCGCCGAAGTGGACACTCGGTTTCGTGCCGCCCTGGCTGGACTCGGTCGCCGAGCCGGGCGAACGGGCGGGTGTGCCGGCCCGCCCGGTGGTCAAGCTGCTGGCCGGCTCGCTGCGCCGCCGCCAGCAGCGCGCCTTCGGCGACTGA
- a CDS encoding acyl-CoA desaturase, translated as MEPGVKGILRGLWHAHLGWLFDVDLRSEPMRYCPDLVRDRALRWISEKFVLVVLAGIVLPGLIGLALTGTLVGALTGALWGGLVRLFLVNHMTYAVNSVGHYFGRRRFGTLDHSRNVAWLAIPSFGEAWHNNHHAFPRSARHGMKWWEVDLSAIFIWSLEKVGLATHVIRIDPERLAMREGGVSLVGNVKPDQTPATTAEELLTAPAAPPLSERRSTSDLVSVTDVE; from the coding sequence TTGGAGCCCGGCGTCAAGGGCATCCTGCGGGGACTCTGGCACGCCCACCTCGGCTGGCTCTTCGACGTCGACCTGCGCTCGGAGCCGATGCGCTACTGCCCCGACCTGGTCCGGGACCGGGCCCTGCGGTGGATCAGCGAGAAGTTCGTCCTGGTCGTCCTCGCCGGCATCGTGCTGCCCGGCCTGATCGGGCTCGCCCTCACCGGCACCCTCGTCGGCGCGCTGACCGGTGCCCTCTGGGGTGGTCTGGTCCGGCTGTTCCTGGTCAACCACATGACCTACGCGGTCAACTCGGTCGGGCACTACTTCGGCCGCCGCCGGTTCGGCACCCTGGACCACTCCCGCAACGTGGCCTGGCTGGCCATCCCCTCCTTCGGCGAGGCCTGGCACAACAACCACCACGCCTTTCCCCGCTCGGCCCGGCACGGCATGAAGTGGTGGGAGGTGGACCTCAGCGCCATCTTCATCTGGTCGCTGGAGAAGGTCGGCCTGGCCACCCACGTGATCCGGATCGACCCGGAGCGGCTGGCCATGCGCGAGGGCGGGGTGAGCCTGGTCGGCAACGTCAAGCCGGACCAGACTCCGGCGACCACCGCGGAGGAACTGCTGACCGCACCGGCGGCCCCGCCGCTGTCCGAGCGCCGGTCCACGTCCGATCTGGTCTCGGTCACCGACGTCGAATGA
- a CDS encoding AMP-binding protein, with product MRGLLGVWLAGGAVASLPVPTRGMDRQEYARHLETLVGNLDAPVLLADEKLVPLLPESVLRRLAVRSWQSLASDGRIDESPPEADGLAFVQYSSGSTSVPKGCTLTTRAIGRQLEMILAMAGRVPGEETVASWLPLSHDMGMFGCLLYAWAHDFGLVLSTPERFMMSPRTWFRDMAEYGATMTAGTSTALHLAARGQRSGALSAPLRLRVCVVGAERVEWEALRRTVAAFGPQGLRAEALMPAYGLAEATLAVTACPHDEAPRFLDVDGNRLADGEVVACAADDPAATRVVSTGRPCAGVEVDVAEPGRLSEIRVASPSLASGYFADAERTAARFVDGRLRTGDLGFLHDGELYVVGRSDDLLQVGGRNVYAREIESTIDGLESVRKGCAVIVDVAEGGRSEVVLLVELRSRSNDYRAFAEEAAAIAMTKAGVPLAECVFLEKGTLPKTPSGKIQRFRCRTLLASDAWRPLARVAVR from the coding sequence GTGCGCGGCCTGCTCGGGGTCTGGCTGGCCGGCGGGGCCGTCGCGTCACTGCCGGTGCCCACCCGGGGCATGGACCGGCAGGAGTACGCGCGGCACCTGGAGACCCTGGTCGGCAACCTGGACGCGCCGGTGCTGCTGGCCGACGAGAAGCTGGTGCCGCTGCTGCCGGAGTCGGTGCTCCGCCGCCTGGCGGTGCGGTCCTGGCAGTCGCTCGCCAGCGACGGCCGGATCGACGAGAGCCCGCCGGAGGCCGACGGGCTGGCGTTCGTCCAGTACTCCTCGGGCAGCACCAGCGTGCCCAAGGGGTGCACGCTGACCACCCGGGCCATCGGCCGCCAGCTGGAGATGATCCTGGCCATGGCCGGCAGGGTGCCCGGCGAGGAGACGGTCGCCTCCTGGTTGCCGCTCTCCCACGACATGGGCATGTTCGGCTGCCTGCTCTACGCCTGGGCGCACGACTTCGGCCTGGTGCTGTCCACCCCGGAGCGGTTCATGATGTCGCCCCGGACCTGGTTCCGGGACATGGCCGAGTACGGCGCCACCATGACCGCGGGCACCAGCACCGCGCTGCACCTGGCCGCGCGGGGGCAGCGCAGTGGCGCGCTGTCCGCCCCGCTGAGGCTGCGGGTCTGCGTGGTCGGGGCCGAGCGGGTGGAGTGGGAGGCACTGCGACGCACGGTGGCCGCGTTCGGGCCGCAGGGGCTGCGGGCGGAGGCGCTGATGCCGGCGTACGGGCTGGCCGAGGCGACCCTCGCGGTGACCGCCTGCCCGCACGACGAGGCACCGCGCTTCCTCGACGTCGACGGCAACCGGCTGGCCGACGGCGAGGTGGTGGCGTGCGCCGCCGACGACCCGGCGGCGACCCGGGTGGTCTCCACCGGCCGGCCCTGCGCCGGAGTCGAGGTGGACGTCGCCGAGCCGGGACGCCTCTCCGAGATCCGGGTCGCCTCGCCCAGCCTGGCCAGCGGCTACTTCGCCGACGCGGAGCGCACCGCCGCCCGGTTCGTCGACGGCCGGCTGCGCACCGGCGACCTGGGCTTCCTGCACGACGGCGAGCTGTACGTGGTGGGCCGCTCCGACGACCTCCTCCAGGTCGGCGGACGCAACGTCTACGCGCGGGAGATCGAGAGCACGATCGACGGGTTGGAGTCGGTCCGCAAGGGCTGCGCGGTGATCGTCGACGTGGCCGAGGGCGGCCGGAGCGAGGTGGTGCTGCTCGTGGAGCTGCGCAGCCGTAGCAACGACTACCGGGCCTTCGCCGAAGAGGCGGCGGCGATCGCGATGACCAAGGCCGGGGTGCCGCTGGCCGAGTGCGTCTTCCTGGAGAAGGGCACGCTGCCCAAGACACCCAGTGGCAAGATCCAGCGGTTCCGGTGCCGGACGCTGCTGGCGTCCGACGCGTGGCGTCCGCTGGCCCGGGTGGCCGTCCGCTGA
- a CDS encoding SRPBCC family protein, whose translation MTSPSSPLADIPNLLRCETTPREAALAKAAEMTHAVYPHDAVYGQFCTVQDYIDCPPEDVFDYLADLRNLDEWTYSTRHFEPVPGATDGLHVGWDTLADDTRIYAKVVANREALTVDYHCAWDQGDELWMIYINRIIPAELVLKKPGSVLVWTNCRHPYYDDNPNRHLVADPNRVWVGDMWPLFYAGHRAELDNLKAILEYRHSRGIPVTGHVVRAGASV comes from the coding sequence ATGACCAGCCCGTCGTCGCCGTTGGCTGACATCCCGAACCTGCTGCGCTGCGAGACCACCCCCAGGGAGGCTGCGCTGGCCAAGGCGGCGGAGATGACCCACGCGGTCTACCCGCACGACGCGGTGTACGGGCAGTTCTGCACCGTGCAGGACTACATCGACTGCCCGCCGGAGGACGTCTTCGACTACCTCGCCGACCTGCGCAACCTCGACGAGTGGACGTACAGCACCCGGCACTTCGAGCCGGTTCCCGGTGCCACCGACGGCCTGCACGTCGGCTGGGACACGCTGGCCGACGACACCCGCATCTACGCGAAGGTGGTCGCCAACCGGGAGGCGCTGACCGTCGACTACCACTGCGCCTGGGACCAGGGCGACGAGCTGTGGATGATCTACATCAACCGGATCATTCCCGCCGAGCTGGTGCTCAAGAAGCCGGGCTCGGTGCTGGTCTGGACCAACTGCCGGCACCCGTACTACGACGACAACCCCAATCGGCACCTGGTCGCCGACCCGAACCGGGTCTGGGTGGGGGACATGTGGCCCCTGTTCTACGCCGGGCACCGGGCCGAGCTGGACAACCTCAAGGCGATTCTGGAGTACCGGCACAGCCGGGGCATCCCGGTGACCGGCCACGTGGTGCGTGCGGGAGCGTCGGTATGA
- a CDS encoding thiamine pyrophosphate-binding protein: MDRPYRVVDYLIRSLHRVGVRHIFGVGGANIEDLYDAAHHCDGVVRAVVAKHEFSAAAMADGYARTTGRLAVAVSTSGAGAMNLVPGVAEAYASRVPLLAVVGQPSRPLEGRGAFQDTSGLAGSFDAYRLFSSISRYCARVDDPADLAPALADALTATRALPGGPAVLLLPKDVQQAVLVDPPQIGELLAARRVPVAAAAARERAADRLVELAGEPVLVIAGDEVARRGARAELAEFVAALDARVAVVPDGKDVFSNHDPRFVGVAGVIGHPSVTDALRRARLCVLVGTRLPVMARGGLDALLAGTELVCFGAEPAFCDPDALYVDGDLRVELRAVTGRLRAARPAPPPPDRADLRFLSVPPFEGEGMRLRDAVEAVGAAVPDGATVVADAGNAAAGVIHYVATPRDGRFVVALGMGGMGHSLGAGIGAAFATGQRSYVVIGDGGFLMHGMEIHTAVEHDLPVTFVVVNNNAHGMCVTREQLYYDDAYTFNEFRPTDLAAGIRGMFPTLPVTHARTADELRQALVAHRSTRSPAVVCVDVSPREIPPFVPFLNHLDTVSPQGAPHDQPVVAVG, from the coding sequence ATGGACAGACCGTACCGGGTAGTCGATTATCTGATCAGATCGTTGCATCGAGTCGGGGTGCGGCACATTTTCGGCGTCGGCGGCGCCAACATTGAAGATCTGTACGACGCGGCGCACCATTGCGACGGGGTGGTCCGCGCGGTGGTGGCGAAGCACGAGTTCTCCGCCGCCGCCATGGCCGACGGGTACGCCCGCACCACCGGGCGGCTCGCGGTGGCCGTCTCCACCTCCGGCGCGGGGGCGATGAACCTGGTCCCGGGGGTCGCCGAGGCGTACGCCTCCCGGGTGCCGCTGCTGGCCGTGGTGGGGCAGCCGTCCCGCCCGCTGGAGGGTCGGGGGGCCTTCCAGGACACCAGCGGACTGGCCGGCTCGTTCGACGCGTACCGGCTGTTCTCCTCGATCAGCCGGTACTGCGCGCGGGTCGACGACCCGGCGGACCTCGCCCCGGCGTTGGCCGACGCGCTCACCGCCACCCGGGCGCTGCCCGGTGGGCCGGCGGTGCTGCTGCTGCCCAAAGACGTGCAGCAGGCCGTCCTCGTCGACCCGCCGCAGATCGGGGAGCTGCTCGCCGCCCGGCGGGTGCCGGTCGCCGCCGCGGCGGCCCGGGAACGCGCCGCCGACCGGCTGGTGGAGTTGGCCGGCGAACCGGTGCTGGTCATCGCCGGGGACGAGGTGGCCCGCCGGGGCGCCCGCGCCGAGCTGGCCGAGTTCGTCGCCGCGCTGGACGCCCGCGTCGCCGTGGTGCCCGACGGCAAGGACGTCTTCTCCAACCACGATCCCCGCTTCGTCGGCGTCGCCGGGGTGATCGGGCACCCGAGCGTCACCGACGCCCTGCGCCGGGCCCGGCTCTGCGTGCTGGTCGGCACCCGACTGCCGGTGATGGCCCGCGGCGGCCTGGACGCCCTGCTCGCCGGCACCGAGCTGGTCTGCTTCGGGGCCGAGCCGGCCTTCTGTGACCCGGACGCGCTGTACGTGGACGGCGACCTGCGCGTCGAGTTGCGGGCGGTCACCGGGCGGCTGCGCGCCGCCCGTCCCGCCCCACCGCCCCCGGACCGGGCGGACCTGCGCTTCCTCAGCGTCCCGCCGTTCGAGGGGGAGGGCATGCGGCTGCGCGACGCGGTCGAGGCGGTCGGCGCGGCCGTGCCGGACGGCGCGACCGTGGTCGCCGACGCGGGCAACGCCGCCGCGGGCGTCATCCACTACGTGGCCACGCCGCGCGACGGGCGGTTCGTCGTCGCGCTGGGGATGGGTGGCATGGGGCACAGCCTCGGCGCGGGCATCGGGGCCGCCTTCGCCACCGGCCAGCGCAGCTACGTGGTGATCGGCGACGGCGGGTTCCTCATGCACGGCATGGAGATCCACACTGCGGTCGAGCACGACCTGCCGGTGACGTTCGTGGTCGTCAACAACAACGCGCACGGCATGTGCGTCACCCGCGAGCAGCTCTACTACGACGACGCGTACACGTTCAACGAGTTCCGACCGACTGACCTGGCCGCCGGGATCCGGGGCATGTTCCCGACGCTGCCGGTCACCCACGCCCGGACGGCGGACGAACTGCGGCAGGCCCTGGTCGCGCACCGGTCGACCCGGTCGCCGGCCGTGGTCTGCGTCGACGTGAGTCCGCGGGAGATCCCGCCGTTCGTACCGTTCCTCAACCATCTCGACACCGTCAGTCCCCAAGGAGCACCTCATGACCAGCCCGTCGTCGCCGTTGGCTGA
- a CDS encoding acyl carrier protein: protein MITVEQVCEMVQKKLRGKNADEMSLGAQTAFDDLGLSSLQVADIVYGIEDQLGIEFDPSRAADVKTIGDLVDLANSTAQLQA from the coding sequence GTGATTACCGTTGAACAGGTCTGCGAAATGGTGCAGAAGAAACTGCGTGGAAAGAACGCCGACGAGATGTCGCTCGGCGCCCAGACCGCCTTCGACGACCTCGGACTGTCCAGCCTCCAGGTGGCCGACATCGTCTACGGCATCGAGGACCAACTCGGCATCGAGTTCGACCCGTCCCGCGCGGCGGACGTGAAGACCATCGGTGACCTGGTGGACCTGGCCAACTCCACGGCCCAGCTCCAGGCGTAG
- a CDS encoding SAM-dependent methyltransferase, with protein sequence MSVHAPLADAPAAGADNGRYDGASMDAIQQHYDLSNDFYALWLGRSMAYSCAMWSGPEDDLDAAQLRKFDYLVEGARATGARRVLDVGCGWGGLRERLVGTHRVEQVVGLTLSDSQAEWVRARASDGVEVHVQDWLDHTPTEPYDAVISIGAFEHFAREGLTRAARVAAYREFFTRCRGWLRPGGRIAIQTNIKGNNVRMDRQTVADLLFIIERIFTESEIPALSEVIQGSERIFDVVSVRNDPDHYARTCAQWLDGLRRNRERALELVGEEQGAEYERYLSATVGHFERRHLGLARLLLEAV encoded by the coding sequence GTGTCCGTCCACGCACCGCTGGCCGACGCCCCGGCGGCCGGAGCCGACAACGGCCGCTACGACGGCGCGTCCATGGACGCCATCCAGCAGCACTACGACCTCTCGAACGACTTCTACGCGCTCTGGCTCGGCCGGTCGATGGCCTACAGCTGCGCGATGTGGTCCGGGCCGGAGGACGACCTCGACGCCGCCCAGCTCCGCAAGTTCGACTACCTCGTCGAGGGGGCGCGGGCGACCGGAGCGCGCCGGGTGCTCGACGTCGGGTGCGGCTGGGGCGGGTTGAGGGAGCGCCTGGTGGGCACGCACCGGGTGGAGCAGGTCGTCGGGTTGACGCTCAGCGACTCGCAGGCCGAGTGGGTCCGGGCACGCGCGTCGGACGGGGTCGAGGTGCACGTCCAGGACTGGCTGGACCACACCCCGACCGAGCCGTACGACGCGGTGATCTCGATCGGCGCGTTCGAGCACTTCGCCCGGGAGGGGCTGACCCGGGCGGCACGCGTCGCCGCGTACCGCGAGTTCTTCACCCGGTGCCGTGGCTGGCTGCGCCCCGGCGGGCGGATCGCCATCCAGACCAACATCAAGGGCAACAACGTCCGGATGGACCGGCAGACCGTCGCCGACCTGCTCTTCATCATCGAGCGGATCTTCACCGAGTCCGAGATCCCGGCGCTGTCCGAGGTCATCCAGGGCAGTGAGCGGATCTTCGACGTGGTGTCGGTCCGCAACGACCCCGACCACTACGCGCGGACCTGCGCGCAGTGGCTGGACGGCCTCCGGCGCAACCGGGAGCGGGCCCTGGAGCTGGTGGGCGAGGAGCAGGGCGCCGAGTACGAGCGGTACCTCTCCGCCACCGTCGGACACTTCGAACGCCGGCACCTCGGGCTGGCCCGACTGCTCCTCGAGGCGGTCTGA